From a region of the Nitrospira sp. genome:
- a CDS encoding dihydroorotate oxidase, with product MDLSITIAGVKFPSCFMNASGALCMTREELLALGRSRSGAIVTKSMTVEPRDGNPEPRYYGFPGGSINSMGLPNLGYRAYSELIPELKQFGKPVIASIAGLCEDDFLTMARVIDQARPDLIEVNLSCPNIPGKPQIAYDAADAERLLKRVRPLITVPMGVKLPPYFDPAHHAVMAEVIGRGHVDYLNLINSVGNGLVIDPTRDRPVIKPKGGFGGLGGALIKPVALANVRAFWKLLGGRVPIIGTGGVVQGLDAYEHVLCGASAVQVGTVLVEEGVGVFERLERELAAELNARGPRSLEATRGKLQEL from the coding sequence ATGGACCTGAGCATCACCATTGCGGGCGTGAAATTCCCCAGCTGTTTTATGAATGCTTCCGGAGCGCTGTGCATGACGAGGGAGGAGCTGCTGGCATTGGGCCGCTCGCGATCCGGTGCCATTGTCACCAAGTCGATGACAGTCGAACCACGGGACGGGAATCCGGAACCTCGCTACTATGGATTCCCAGGCGGCTCGATCAATTCCATGGGGTTACCGAATCTCGGATATCGTGCCTATTCGGAACTCATTCCCGAACTCAAACAGTTCGGCAAGCCAGTGATCGCCAGTATTGCCGGTCTTTGCGAGGATGACTTCCTGACCATGGCGCGAGTCATCGATCAGGCGCGCCCTGACCTCATCGAAGTCAATCTGTCTTGTCCCAATATTCCGGGCAAGCCGCAGATCGCCTATGATGCGGCGGATGCCGAGCGCTTGCTCAAGCGCGTGCGGCCACTGATTACCGTCCCGATGGGCGTCAAGCTACCCCCGTACTTCGATCCTGCGCACCATGCCGTGATGGCGGAGGTCATCGGCCGCGGTCACGTCGACTACTTGAATTTGATCAACTCCGTCGGCAATGGCCTCGTGATCGATCCCACGCGGGACAGGCCCGTGATCAAGCCCAAGGGAGGGTTTGGAGGATTGGGCGGAGCATTGATCAAGCCTGTAGCATTGGCCAATGTGCGGGCTTTCTGGAAACTCCTCGGAGGGCGAGTACCGATCATCGGTACCGGTGGGGTGGTACAGGGCCTTGATGCGTATGAACATGTGTTATGCGGAGCGTCGGCCGTTCAGGTGGGCACCGTGCTGGTCGAGGAGGGAGTAGGAGTGTTCGAACGCCTGGAGCGTGAATTGGCGGCTGAGCTCAACGCTCGGGGGCCGCGTTCACTGGAGGCGACTCGGGGAAAACTCCAGGAATTATAA
- a CDS encoding ABC transporter ATP-binding protein, with protein sequence MHASPRTLVSVNHLSKEYRPGGTVVRALHDVTLDVQPGEFCAFVGPSGCGKSTLLNLIGGLDTPTSGSIALDGQPVTGASPMEWTRLRRELIGIVFQAFHLIPGLTVGENVALPILLRGEQGRGLAGRIDEALQAVGMQGRRSHRPSELSGGEQQRVAIARAIVHRPRLILADEPTGNLDSKQGADVISLFRTLPQRYGHSVLLVTHSESAAAAADYVWHMQDGRLVDCVRQQASAVQTL encoded by the coding sequence ATGCATGCTTCTCCCCGAACGTTGGTCAGTGTGAATCACCTCTCCAAGGAATACCGCCCTGGAGGGACTGTCGTGCGTGCGTTGCATGATGTGACTCTCGATGTGCAGCCCGGGGAGTTCTGCGCGTTTGTAGGACCGAGCGGATGCGGGAAGAGCACGTTGCTCAATCTGATCGGAGGGTTGGATACTCCGACCTCTGGAAGCATCGCGCTTGACGGTCAGCCGGTAACTGGTGCCAGCCCTATGGAGTGGACCCGCCTGCGACGGGAGTTGATCGGGATAGTTTTTCAAGCCTTCCACCTGATTCCCGGCCTGACCGTGGGGGAAAACGTCGCCTTGCCCATCCTGCTGCGGGGCGAGCAAGGACGTGGCCTCGCAGGTCGGATCGATGAGGCTCTGCAGGCCGTGGGCATGCAAGGACGTCGTTCTCATCGGCCGAGCGAGTTGTCAGGCGGTGAGCAGCAGCGCGTCGCGATCGCGCGGGCCATCGTGCATCGGCCGCGATTGATTCTGGCGGACGAACCGACGGGGAATTTGGATTCCAAACAAGGCGCCGACGTCATCAGCTTGTTTCGGACCTTGCCTCAACGGTATGGTCATTCCGTATTGTTGGTGACGCACAGTGAGAGTGCGGCGGCGGCGGCGGATTACGTCTGGCACATGCAGGATGGTCGATTGGTCGACTGCGTAAGGCAACAAGCCTCAGCCGTTCAAACGCTGTAG
- a CDS encoding ComF family protein — translation MASPAALTHSPTHECHDCRTRKPHYAQVWAPYAYCAPLQDAITLFKYHGKVSLADPLAALLTRTLPTHLDGDVLMPIPLHPNRLRQREFNQSLLLADRVAGALACRVSPHNLVRIVDTEPQTTLPRSARLHNLRQAFALRTPQEVIGKRILLIDDVFTTGTTSNECAKILREAGAARVTVLALARSVEAGMVPNAWLPPSDPSLTTPTTSVTHADL, via the coding sequence TTGGCCTCCCCGGCAGCGTTGACCCATAGCCCGACTCACGAATGCCATGACTGCCGCACCCGCAAACCCCACTATGCTCAGGTCTGGGCACCCTATGCCTACTGTGCGCCCCTTCAGGACGCGATTACCCTCTTCAAGTATCACGGAAAGGTGTCCCTGGCCGATCCCCTTGCCGCGCTACTCACACGTACCCTCCCGACTCACCTGGATGGCGATGTCCTTATGCCGATCCCCCTCCATCCCAACCGGCTTCGGCAGCGAGAGTTCAATCAATCGCTTCTTCTGGCCGATCGCGTCGCCGGAGCGCTGGCATGCCGGGTTTCTCCTCACAATCTGGTTCGCATCGTCGATACCGAGCCGCAGACCACGCTCCCGCGCTCCGCACGGTTACACAATCTTCGTCAAGCATTTGCCCTTCGCACGCCGCAGGAGGTGATCGGGAAGCGGATCCTCCTCATCGACGATGTGTTTACCACCGGAACCACGTCCAACGAATGCGCCAAAATCCTCCGCGAAGCAGGGGCCGCACGTGTGACAGTTCTTGCCCTCGCCCGTTCCGTGGAGGCCGGCATGGTGCCGAATGCGTGGCTGCCTCCGTCAGACCCGAGCCTGACCACACCTACTACGAGTGTAACGCATGCCGATCTATGA
- a CDS encoding zinc ribbon domain-containing protein: MPIYEYRCRQCGTRTTRLVLSVSAMSQQTCAHCHSADLERLLSRFASPKSEEARLEALSDPSHLSGLDENDPASMERFMKKMGQELGEDLGEDLDASMGGDTSSPTDMDMTE; the protein is encoded by the coding sequence ATGCCGATCTATGAATATCGCTGCCGCCAATGCGGGACACGTACCACGCGACTAGTGCTCAGCGTAAGCGCGATGTCTCAGCAAACCTGTGCCCACTGCCACAGTGCCGACCTAGAACGGCTACTGTCCAGATTTGCCTCGCCTAAATCGGAAGAAGCGCGGCTCGAGGCCCTCTCCGACCCGAGTCACCTCAGCGGTCTGGACGAAAACGACCCGGCGAGCATGGAGCGATTCATGAAAAAGATGGGGCAGGAACTCGGCGAAGACCTGGGTGAAGACCTTGACGCATCGATGGGAGGAGACACCTCATCGCCGACCGACATGGACATGACCGAGTGA
- a CDS encoding RusA family crossover junction endodeoxyribonuclease: MPDQAGGTVTHDSIALTLPIPPSVNHQYATVNGRRLLSAKGRAFKAFVGQQILVALAQSPHRGTLSQTLQQASLSLSIQFFFASSLRRDTDGGLKIAQDALCEGLGLNDNRVVETHLYKSQDRDNPRMEILLAVAPCTLRTSLHPIPTKAAPAMLPDPGCVPGRNL, from the coding sequence ATGCCGGATCAGGCCGGCGGCACGGTCACTCATGATTCCATTGCCCTCACGCTCCCCATTCCGCCCAGCGTGAATCACCAATATGCCACCGTGAACGGGCGCCGACTGCTCTCTGCAAAAGGCCGCGCATTCAAGGCATTCGTCGGACAACAAATTCTGGTTGCACTTGCCCAATCGCCCCATCGTGGTACGCTAAGCCAGACGCTGCAGCAGGCGAGCCTCTCCCTTTCGATCCAGTTCTTTTTTGCCTCGTCGTTGCGACGTGACACCGATGGCGGACTCAAGATCGCACAGGACGCCCTCTGTGAGGGGCTGGGGTTGAACGACAACCGGGTGGTGGAAACGCATTTATATAAGTCCCAGGATCGCGACAATCCCCGTATGGAAATTCTGCTGGCGGTGGCGCCCTGCACGCTGAGGACATCCCTGCATCCCATCCCCACCAAGGCAGCACCGGCGATGCTCCCGGACCCTGGATGCGTCCCTGGACGAAACCTCTAG
- a CDS encoding DUF3391 domain-containing protein: protein MAHRPITIDALRIGMHVAKLDVAWFRSPFMRHSFLIRTDEQIEKLRRAGIKHLSIDPTRGLDLQDTPAPHQDQPGTVAPPILVPQATVPAVRSLATMTQELLAARSARAKLEASVQSTFSRIAKTGIVDPEEASHAVHAISAVAQALNSHALFMVFNQGRDANAPLSQHALATCSFSMILAHAADYNLMAIQELATGALLHDIGLLQVPPATLQRVFDTSAPLTEQQRRTYEAHARGGAILLERQGGFTQPVEQIVAEHHAYLNGSGFPAETGGAFTSDMTRIVMVTDRYDELMTGFGGASPLTPHQSLQRLYQEGQEGKYEARLISLFVKVMGIYPVYSYVALTTGERAIVSVINTNKLHQPIVTITHDPSGQPYIVPLVIDIANQDPEAPPRGIRSVLGTIPEEFERAYH, encoded by the coding sequence ATGGCACACCGCCCCATCACAATCGACGCACTTCGCATCGGTATGCACGTCGCCAAGCTGGATGTGGCCTGGTTTCGCTCGCCCTTCATGCGCCACTCGTTCCTGATTCGAACCGACGAGCAAATCGAGAAGCTCCGGCGTGCCGGCATCAAACACCTCAGCATTGATCCGACCCGCGGGCTCGACCTGCAAGACACCCCGGCTCCCCACCAGGATCAGCCCGGAACCGTCGCACCGCCCATCCTCGTACCACAGGCAACCGTCCCGGCAGTCCGCTCCCTGGCCACGATGACGCAGGAACTTCTGGCGGCCCGATCGGCGCGTGCCAAACTCGAAGCGTCGGTTCAATCCACCTTCTCCCGCATCGCCAAGACCGGCATCGTCGATCCGGAAGAAGCGAGCCATGCCGTCCATGCCATCAGCGCCGTGGCGCAGGCCCTCAACTCACACGCGCTGTTCATGGTGTTCAACCAGGGGCGCGACGCGAATGCGCCGCTCAGTCAGCATGCGCTCGCCACCTGCAGCTTCTCCATGATTCTCGCTCACGCGGCGGACTATAACCTGATGGCCATCCAAGAACTGGCCACCGGTGCGCTGTTACACGACATTGGGCTGTTACAGGTTCCGCCGGCGACTCTTCAACGCGTCTTCGACACCTCCGCGCCTCTCACCGAGCAGCAGCGCCGGACCTACGAAGCCCACGCACGCGGCGGCGCCATTTTGCTGGAGCGTCAGGGCGGGTTCACTCAGCCGGTGGAACAGATCGTCGCGGAACATCATGCCTACTTAAACGGCAGCGGATTTCCCGCCGAAACCGGAGGGGCCTTCACCTCGGACATGACCCGGATCGTCATGGTCACCGATCGCTATGACGAATTGATGACGGGATTCGGCGGCGCCTCTCCCCTGACACCCCACCAATCCCTCCAGCGACTGTATCAGGAAGGGCAGGAAGGCAAATACGAAGCGCGGTTGATCTCACTGTTCGTCAAAGTCATGGGCATCTATCCGGTCTATAGTTATGTCGCCCTGACCACCGGAGAGCGAGCCATTGTCTCCGTCATCAATACCAACAAATTGCACCAACCCATTGTCACCATCACACATGACCCCTCGGGACAACCCTATATCGTCCCGCTCGTGATCGACATCGCCAATCAAGACCCAGAGGCGCCCCCACGCGGAATCCGCTCGGTCTTGGGGACCATCCCCGAAGAGTTTGAGCGGGCCTATCACTGA
- a CDS encoding ABC transporter permease, giving the protein MSAFVVLTVMTALRILSRNRLRAGLTMLGIVIGVGAVIAMVSIGQGARAVVQAQVSSMGTNVIVIMPGSTTVSGVRGGQGGAVTLTVNDAAEMKKRSPLLSETAWAKRDVMQIVNGNRNWNGPVNGVSPSYLAIRDWSFSSGGPFTQADMESAARVALIGQTTLENLFDPGEEAVGATIRIKNVPFQVIGVLDPKGQSAQGSDQDDVIFVPFTTAERKVFGSQFLGSVGALFASTEQSTDLPEAVEHIREILRARHRLQPDQADDFTIRTQVDIGKVQEGTSQTLTAMLFAIASVSLLVGGIGIMNILLVSVTERTKEIGVRMAVGAKRVHILTQFLIEAMTLSLLGGVIGVIAGVAGAGLTTVIAGWPTIISIESIATACVFSLAVGLFFGLYPANKAARLNPIEALRYE; this is encoded by the coding sequence ATGTCGGCATTTGTCGTGCTCACCGTCATGACCGCGTTGCGGATTCTCAGCCGGAACCGGCTTCGAGCCGGGCTGACGATGCTTGGTATCGTCATCGGCGTGGGGGCGGTAATTGCCATGGTCAGCATAGGGCAGGGCGCTCGTGCTGTGGTGCAGGCGCAGGTTTCGAGTATGGGCACGAATGTGATCGTGATCATGCCGGGCTCCACCACGGTCAGCGGGGTGCGGGGAGGGCAAGGCGGTGCGGTGACATTGACGGTCAACGACGCGGCCGAAATGAAGAAGCGGAGCCCGTTGCTCTCGGAGACGGCCTGGGCCAAGCGTGACGTGATGCAGATCGTGAATGGTAACCGCAACTGGAACGGGCCGGTGAACGGCGTGTCCCCGAGTTATCTCGCGATTCGCGATTGGTCGTTCTCAAGCGGCGGGCCGTTTACCCAGGCGGATATGGAAAGCGCGGCTCGGGTGGCGTTGATTGGTCAAACCACGCTGGAAAACCTGTTCGATCCTGGTGAAGAAGCGGTCGGCGCGACGATTCGTATCAAGAACGTGCCCTTCCAAGTCATCGGCGTATTGGATCCGAAAGGTCAGTCGGCACAGGGAAGCGATCAGGACGACGTGATTTTCGTGCCGTTTACGACGGCGGAGCGGAAGGTATTCGGGAGCCAGTTTCTTGGTTCCGTGGGTGCTCTCTTCGCGTCCACCGAACAGAGTACCGATTTGCCTGAAGCCGTCGAGCACATTCGTGAGATCCTTCGCGCGCGACATCGCCTGCAGCCGGATCAAGCAGACGATTTTACCATCCGAACCCAGGTGGACATCGGCAAGGTGCAAGAAGGCACGAGCCAAACCCTCACGGCCATGCTGTTCGCTATTGCGTCGGTCTCGCTGCTGGTTGGTGGCATTGGGATCATGAACATTTTGTTGGTCTCAGTGACCGAGCGGACCAAGGAAATCGGGGTGCGCATGGCGGTCGGCGCGAAGCGCGTGCATATCCTGACCCAGTTTCTCATTGAAGCGATGACGCTAAGCCTGCTTGGTGGCGTGATTGGTGTGATCGCAGGGGTGGCAGGCGCCGGGCTGACGACGGTGATCGCCGGCTGGCCGACCATTATTTCAATCGAGTCGATCGCGACGGCCTGTGTGTTTTCGCTCGCCGTCGGTCTCTTTTTCGGGTTGTATCCCGCGAATAAGGCCGCGCGCCTGAATCCGATCGAGGCGCTTCGCTACGAATAG
- a CDS encoding ABC transporter ATP-binding protein, protein MAPLIVCEDVWKVYRVGDVEVQALRGINLAVERGEFVAVMGTSGSGKSTLMNLLGCLDQPTRGRYQLDGLDIASAKPDLLAELRNRQIGFVFQNFNLIPRTSALENAQLPLFYRGVSIKEQRQRAAAALQRVGLAGREQHYPSQLSGGQQQRVAIARALVGAPSILFADEPTGNLDTTSSREIMGILDTLNREDGITIILVTHEPEIAAYASRELTMKDGQIVQDVRRAPHLSGVT, encoded by the coding sequence ATGGCTCCCCTAATCGTCTGCGAAGACGTCTGGAAAGTGTATCGCGTCGGCGACGTTGAGGTACAGGCACTGCGGGGGATCAATCTTGCCGTCGAACGCGGTGAGTTTGTTGCGGTGATGGGCACTTCGGGGTCAGGCAAATCCACCCTCATGAATCTGCTTGGCTGTCTGGACCAGCCGACCCGAGGGCGTTATCAGCTGGACGGGTTGGACATTGCCAGCGCCAAGCCCGATCTATTGGCCGAATTGCGTAACCGGCAGATCGGATTCGTCTTTCAGAATTTCAATCTGATCCCCAGAACCAGTGCGCTGGAAAATGCGCAACTTCCGTTGTTCTACCGTGGTGTTTCGATCAAGGAGCAGCGCCAGCGGGCCGCCGCCGCGTTGCAACGTGTCGGGTTAGCGGGACGGGAGCAGCATTATCCGTCTCAACTCTCCGGCGGTCAGCAGCAGCGCGTGGCGATTGCGCGGGCGTTGGTGGGAGCGCCGTCGATCCTGTTTGCGGATGAACCGACGGGCAATCTGGACACCACGTCCAGTCGCGAAATCATGGGCATTCTGGACACCCTCAACCGGGAAGACGGCATCACGATCATCCTCGTGACCCATGAGCCAGAAATCGCCGCCTACGCCTCTCGCGAGCTTACGATGAAGGATGGGCAGATCGTGCAGGATGTTCGTCGTGCACCGCACCTCTCCGGTGTAACCTAG
- a CDS encoding efflux RND transporter periplasmic adaptor subunit, whose translation MRRVIVIVAVLVLGLAIAGYVFFNGERKVPVRYRTVAVERGTVISLVTATGTINPITTIQVGSQVSGMIESLHADFNSRVKANQVVARIDPFPYQARRDQAAASLANAKAAWEKARIDLAQRRRELDRAKSLIGQQFISQNEVDVALTASEGALAQLKVTEAAVKQAEAMLQAAELDLKYTVIRSPVDGVVISRQVEVGQRISASFSIPTLFLIAENVTKMQVDTNVSEADIGGIAEGKAATFTVDAYPGEPFHGRVRQVRNAPINVQNVVTYDVVVEFDNPDFRLKPGMTANVSIVIEKREQVLKVPSSALRFTPPKAAREEQGAAVGDRPSPTSGSAESASRRWGVWKVEAGNDLERVPVEMGISDRSYVEVTAEGLREGDHVVVGIDAPRGERKGAELPPGFGSGQQRSGRRDRGL comes from the coding sequence ATGCGCCGTGTCATCGTGATCGTCGCTGTGCTCGTTCTCGGCCTCGCGATCGCCGGCTACGTATTTTTTAACGGTGAGCGCAAGGTGCCGGTCCGTTACCGCACGGTCGCCGTCGAGCGCGGGACGGTCATCTCGCTCGTCACCGCGACGGGGACGATCAACCCCATCACGACGATCCAAGTCGGGAGTCAGGTGTCGGGGATGATCGAAAGTCTCCACGCGGATTTCAATTCACGGGTCAAGGCCAACCAGGTCGTCGCGCGTATCGACCCGTTTCCCTACCAGGCCAGGCGTGACCAAGCGGCGGCCAGTCTCGCCAATGCCAAGGCCGCCTGGGAGAAGGCACGGATCGATCTTGCCCAGCGGCGGCGTGAGCTGGATCGAGCCAAGTCACTCATCGGCCAACAGTTCATCTCCCAAAACGAGGTGGATGTCGCGCTGACCGCATCAGAGGGCGCGCTGGCGCAGTTGAAGGTCACGGAAGCCGCCGTCAAGCAGGCCGAAGCAATGCTGCAGGCGGCCGAGTTGGACCTTAAGTACACGGTGATCCGCTCCCCGGTTGATGGGGTGGTGATCTCCAGGCAAGTGGAGGTCGGTCAGCGGATTTCGGCCAGCTTTTCCATTCCCACCCTGTTTTTGATTGCCGAAAACGTGACGAAAATGCAGGTGGACACGAATGTCAGCGAGGCTGACATCGGTGGAATTGCCGAGGGAAAGGCGGCGACCTTCACGGTGGATGCCTATCCAGGGGAACCGTTTCACGGGCGTGTGCGGCAGGTGCGTAATGCGCCGATCAACGTGCAGAACGTCGTGACCTACGACGTGGTGGTGGAATTCGACAACCCGGACTTTCGTCTGAAGCCCGGGATGACGGCGAACGTGTCCATTGTCATCGAGAAGCGAGAGCAGGTTCTGAAAGTGCCGAGCTCGGCGCTACGCTTCACGCCTCCTAAGGCGGCCCGCGAAGAGCAGGGGGCGGCTGTGGGGGATAGGCCTTCACCGACCAGTGGTTCGGCAGAGTCGGCTTCTCGGCGATGGGGAGTCTGGAAGGTGGAGGCCGGGAATGATTTGGAGCGGGTACCGGTCGAGATGGGCATCTCCGATCGGTCATACGTGGAAGTCACCGCCGAAGGGCTTCGCGAAGGGGATCACGTCGTTGTGGGAATCGACGCACCCCGCGGCGAACGCAAGGGCGCGGAACTCCCTCCCGGGTTCGGTAGCGGACAGCAGCGCAGTGGGCGGCGTGATCGGGGCCTGTAG
- a CDS encoding helix-hairpin-helix domain-containing protein, which yields MRHVWMAGLALVSAMAVSGCISEKKYHEALADADATRGELERARAQKNALEQQVKTLKDLNAKFGSESQIARDELQRIQHGRDKERDTIEVRTKELEDKVKQLTAQNRNVKQEYEEARRHNEQLKSLVARYQKEMKERSRSLSSTTESSGAPVPFSGAGSSPTKSASVPSPFDAPAPAASLLNINKAPSADLVLTLGISQDMAERIVSNRPYKVKGELVAKNVVPKDVFDDIKDRITVSP from the coding sequence ATGAGGCATGTGTGGATGGCTGGGCTGGCGCTCGTGAGCGCGATGGCCGTCAGCGGGTGCATTAGTGAGAAAAAATATCATGAGGCGCTTGCCGATGCCGATGCCACCAGGGGGGAGCTGGAGCGCGCGAGGGCGCAAAAGAATGCCCTGGAGCAGCAGGTCAAGACACTGAAGGATTTGAACGCCAAGTTCGGTTCCGAAAGCCAGATCGCCCGTGATGAACTCCAGCGGATTCAGCATGGGCGTGATAAGGAACGCGACACCATCGAGGTTCGCACCAAAGAACTGGAAGATAAGGTGAAGCAGCTGACGGCGCAGAATCGCAACGTCAAGCAGGAGTACGAGGAAGCTCGTCGACACAATGAGCAACTGAAGTCATTAGTCGCTCGATATCAGAAGGAAATGAAGGAGCGGTCGCGTTCCTTGTCGTCGACGACGGAATCGTCCGGGGCGCCGGTGCCGTTCTCCGGTGCTGGGTCTTCTCCGACGAAGTCCGCGTCCGTGCCGTCTCCGTTTGATGCACCCGCCCCGGCAGCCTCGTTGCTGAATATCAATAAGGCTCCATCCGCAGATCTCGTGCTGACTCTAGGGATCTCGCAGGATATGGCTGAGCGCATTGTGAGCAATCGTCCCTATAAGGTGAAGGGCGAACTCGTCGCGAAGAACGTGGTGCCCAAAGACGTGTTCGACGACATCAAAGATCGCATCACCGTCAGTCCGTAG
- a CDS encoding undecaprenyl-diphosphate phosphatase, with protein sequence MMNWGPELAVILGIIEGLTEFLPVSSTGHLILVGHALGFTGDIASNVEISIQLGSILAIIAYERAKLASLASHALREQQDFRSLIANRGTKSWATTIQESINAQPNLWFVIGLGLAFLPAALVGFLAHKSIKAYLFSPTTVAISLIVGGVIILVVERMQNRVRVKELLQVTPRSALWVGIAQCASLIPGMSRSGSTIVGGLLAGLDRRVATEYSFFLALPTMIIATIYQMLKSQAAFSQDDYVALGIGLVVSFVVAWAVIAAFLTYVQRHSLSVFAYYRMVLGIIVLLVVR encoded by the coding sequence ATGATGAACTGGGGCCCGGAACTTGCCGTCATTCTCGGCATCATCGAAGGACTGACGGAGTTTCTTCCCGTCTCCTCCACAGGCCATCTGATCCTCGTCGGGCATGCCCTCGGCTTTACCGGGGATATTGCCTCCAACGTGGAGATTTCCATTCAGCTGGGCTCGATTCTCGCGATCATCGCCTACGAGCGCGCCAAGCTCGCGTCACTGGCCTCCCATGCCTTGCGCGAACAACAGGACTTTCGCTCGTTGATTGCGAACCGGGGTACGAAATCCTGGGCGACGACTATTCAAGAATCGATCAATGCCCAACCCAATCTCTGGTTCGTGATTGGATTGGGCCTGGCCTTCTTACCCGCCGCGCTGGTGGGATTCCTCGCCCACAAGTCGATTAAGGCCTATCTCTTTTCGCCGACGACCGTCGCAATTTCCTTAATCGTCGGAGGCGTGATCATTCTGGTGGTCGAGCGCATGCAAAACCGCGTGCGTGTGAAAGAGCTGTTACAGGTGACGCCACGATCGGCCCTCTGGGTCGGAATCGCCCAATGCGCCTCCTTGATTCCCGGCATGTCACGCTCTGGATCGACGATTGTCGGAGGCCTTCTCGCCGGACTCGACCGGCGCGTTGCGACGGAGTATTCCTTCTTCCTGGCCTTGCCGACCATGATCATCGCCACCATCTATCAAATGCTGAAATCGCAAGCGGCGTTTTCCCAAGATGACTATGTCGCGCTCGGAATCGGCTTGGTGGTGTCATTTGTGGTGGCCTGGGCCGTGATCGCCGCGTTTTTAACTTATGTGCAACGCCACAGCCTCAGCGTCTTCGCCTACTACCGCATGGTATTGGGCATCATCGTCCTGCTGGTGGTGCGCTAG
- a CDS encoding DUF2024 family protein has protein sequence MGNEMDSVHVYDTWVKGKNGKLHFDVMTTSQDKALTLAKHYLVGIGEPEAVVTLKECQFCHSEPLVMFSVEQQRQFREQGGFIITLPV, from the coding sequence ATGGGAAACGAGATGGATAGCGTCCACGTCTACGATACGTGGGTCAAGGGCAAGAACGGCAAGCTGCACTTCGATGTGATGACGACCAGTCAGGACAAGGCGCTTACACTGGCCAAACACTATCTGGTGGGGATCGGCGAACCGGAGGCCGTCGTGACACTCAAAGAATGCCAGTTCTGCCACAGCGAACCGCTCGTCATGTTTTCCGTGGAGCAGCAGCGCCAGTTTCGCGAGCAGGGTGGGTTCATCATCACCCTGCCGGTCTGA
- the lspA gene encoding signal peptidase II, giving the protein MTPSIRYLLLGLLSLSIVVLDQVTKLSVMETMRLHESIPVITNLFSITYIRNPGAAFGFLSSSSSSFRFVFFGLTSVFAVGLLGMILVRMPKDDWMGRLSVAGILGGAVGNLLDRLRYGEVIDFLDFYVNGYHWPAFNVADSAITVGVVFLIFHFATEKDTQDVPVVPENPSS; this is encoded by the coding sequence ATGACCCCATCCATCCGGTACCTGCTGCTGGGGTTGCTCAGCCTGTCGATCGTGGTGCTGGACCAAGTCACGAAGCTGTCTGTCATGGAGACTATGCGGCTCCATGAGTCCATTCCCGTCATCACCAACCTGTTCAGCATCACCTACATCCGCAATCCCGGGGCGGCGTTCGGATTCCTCTCCTCCAGCAGCAGCTCATTCCGGTTTGTGTTTTTCGGGCTGACGTCGGTCTTTGCCGTCGGCCTCTTGGGGATGATTCTGGTGCGTATGCCCAAAGACGACTGGATGGGGCGGCTCAGCGTGGCAGGTATTCTTGGAGGGGCGGTCGGGAATTTATTGGACCGGCTGCGGTACGGGGAAGTCATCGACTTCCTGGATTTTTACGTCAACGGGTATCATTGGCCGGCGTTCAATGTCGCCGATTCAGCCATTACCGTCGGGGTGGTGTTTCTGATTTTCCACTTTGCGACCGAAAAGGACACCCAGGACGTTCCGGTCGTGCCGGAGAATCCTTCCTCCTGA